A single window of Pseudomonas marginalis DNA harbors:
- a CDS encoding ABC transporter substrate-binding protein, whose protein sequence is MKQLFLASLLGSTIAMCTAAMAADTDLKTLEAAAKAEGAVNSVGMPDDWANWKGTWEDLAKTYGLKHIDTDMSSAQEIAKFKAEKDNASADIGDVGAAFGPIAVKQEVTQPYKPSNWASVPDWAKDKDGHWALAYTGTIAFIVNKKLLHGSEVPTSWADLQTGKYKVSVGDVSTAAQASNAVLAAAIANKGDEKNIAPGLQFFTKIAQQGRLGLSNPTIATMEKGEVEVGIVWDFNGLSYKAKMANPDDYVVLIPSDGSVKSGYTTIINKYAKHPNAAKLTREYIFSDAGQLNLARGNARPIRAETDLKLPADIAKNLIPGEQYTKANPQPIKDADAWEATSKKLPQLWNEQVIVEMK, encoded by the coding sequence ATGAAACAGCTTTTCCTGGCATCACTGTTAGGCTCGACCATTGCCATGTGCACCGCCGCCATGGCCGCTGATACCGATCTAAAAACCTTGGAAGCCGCCGCGAAGGCGGAAGGTGCCGTCAACAGCGTCGGCATGCCCGATGACTGGGCCAACTGGAAAGGCACCTGGGAAGACCTGGCCAAGACCTACGGCCTCAAGCACATCGACACCGACATGAGTTCGGCCCAGGAAATCGCCAAGTTCAAGGCCGAAAAAGACAACGCCAGCGCCGACATCGGCGACGTAGGCGCCGCCTTCGGCCCGATCGCGGTGAAGCAGGAAGTGACCCAGCCGTACAAGCCGTCCAACTGGGCTTCGGTGCCGGATTGGGCGAAAGACAAGGACGGTCATTGGGCCCTGGCCTACACCGGCACCATCGCGTTCATCGTCAACAAGAAGCTGCTGCACGGTTCCGAAGTCCCTACCAGTTGGGCGGACCTGCAAACCGGCAAATACAAAGTCTCGGTGGGTGACGTGAGCACTGCGGCCCAGGCCTCCAACGCCGTACTCGCCGCCGCCATCGCCAATAAAGGCGATGAAAAGAACATCGCCCCCGGCCTGCAATTCTTCACCAAGATCGCCCAGCAAGGTCGCCTCGGCCTGTCCAACCCGACCATCGCCACCATGGAAAAAGGCGAAGTCGAAGTGGGTATCGTCTGGGACTTCAACGGCCTGAGCTACAAAGCCAAGATGGCCAACCCGGATGACTACGTGGTGCTGATCCCATCGGACGGCTCGGTGAAATCCGGCTATACCACCATCATCAACAAATACGCCAAGCACCCGAACGCCGCCAAGCTGACCCGCGAATACATCTTCAGCGACGCCGGCCAACTCAACCTGGCCCGTGGCAACGCACGTCCGATCCGTGCTGAAACCGACCTGAAGCTGCCGGCCGACATCGCCAAGAACCTGATCCCGGGCGAGCAGTACACCAAGGCCAACCCGCAGCCGATCAAGGATGCCGATGCGTGGGAAGCGACTTCCAAGAAGCTGCCACAGTTGTGGAACGAGCAGGTCATCGTAGAAATGAAGTAA
- a CDS encoding metal ABC transporter solute-binding protein, Zn/Mn family, translating into MRSVLQPLALAIACLITTPLMAADVGKPAAHAAKPVKVLASLPITYGLAQVLLKGTDVQLERAAPANLPGSRQVSYFTGRGAPALNSLAQDADAAIGVRSLWADDPLYPVARRSNIRIVEIDAARPVDGGLPGIAVQPGVADGLNSQPWQSSNNLGRMADVLAADLSRLAPGAKAKIDANLAALKQRLLKLSADSEARLAKADNLSVVSLSDHFAYLISSLNLELLSTDARPDADWTPEALQKLSAELKDNDVAVVLHHRQPSDAVKAAITAGGSTLLVLNVDGADPVSELETNVDQVIKALTVHSL; encoded by the coding sequence ATGCGCTCCGTTCTTCAACCTCTGGCCCTGGCCATCGCTTGCCTGATCACCACGCCGCTGATGGCGGCCGACGTGGGCAAACCTGCTGCTCACGCGGCCAAACCGGTCAAAGTCCTGGCCTCGCTGCCGATCACCTATGGCCTGGCGCAGGTGCTGCTCAAGGGCACCGACGTGCAGCTCGAGCGCGCCGCGCCGGCCAACCTGCCGGGCTCGCGGCAGGTGTCGTACTTCACCGGCCGTGGCGCGCCGGCACTGAACAGCCTGGCCCAGGACGCCGACGCCGCCATCGGCGTGCGCTCGCTGTGGGCCGATGACCCGCTCTACCCCGTGGCACGGCGCAGCAATATCCGCATCGTCGAAATCGATGCGGCACGCCCGGTGGATGGCGGCCTGCCGGGCATCGCCGTGCAACCTGGCGTCGCCGATGGCTTGAACAGCCAGCCGTGGCAATCGAGCAACAACCTGGGGCGCATGGCCGATGTCCTGGCCGCCGACCTGAGCCGCCTGGCACCGGGCGCCAAGGCGAAGATCGACGCCAACCTGGCCGCCCTCAAGCAACGCCTGCTCAAGCTCAGCGCCGACAGCGAGGCGCGACTGGCCAAGGCGGACAACCTGAGCGTGGTCAGTTTGAGCGATCACTTTGCCTATCTGATCAGCAGTTTGAATCTGGAACTGCTCAGCACCGATGCCCGGCCCGACGCCGATTGGACGCCTGAGGCGTTACAGAAGCTCAGTGCCGAGCTGAAGGACAACGACGTGGCCGTGGTGCTGCATCATCGCCAGCCGAGTGATGCAGTGAAAGCCGCCATCACGGCAGGCGGTTCAACGCTGCTGGTGTTGAACGTCGACGGCGCGGACCCGGTATCGGAGCTGGAAACCAATGTGGACCAGGTGATCAAGGCACTCACGGTGCACTCACTGTAG
- a CDS encoding metal ABC transporter permease, with amino-acid sequence MSYEAFRLMVQGWASSGYLPEALAYGFVVNALLAGLLIGPVLGGLGTLVVVKRFAFFSEAVGHAALTGVAVGILLGEPYTGPYGSLFGYCLLFGILLNYLRNRTGLAPDTLIGVFLSVSLALGASLLLILAGKINVHILENVLFGSVLTVNGNDLLVLAIVGALVMALALPLYNRIMLASFNPQLAAVRGVAVKTLDYLFVILVTLITVAAVKVIGAILVGALLVIPAAAARLLSQSLKGFFWISVVIATVSTLCGILLPIIFDLPIPSGAAIILMAGIAFALAAVARGTVPSLKGNLG; translated from the coding sequence ATGAGTTATGAAGCGTTTCGCCTGATGGTCCAGGGCTGGGCCTCGTCCGGTTACCTGCCGGAGGCACTGGCCTATGGTTTTGTGGTCAACGCCCTGCTCGCCGGCCTGCTGATCGGCCCGGTGCTGGGCGGCCTGGGCACGCTGGTGGTGGTCAAGCGCTTTGCGTTTTTCTCCGAAGCGGTCGGCCATGCCGCACTGACCGGCGTGGCCGTGGGCATCCTCCTGGGTGAGCCCTACACCGGGCCCTATGGCAGCCTGTTCGGTTACTGCCTGTTGTTCGGCATCCTGCTCAACTACTTGCGCAACCGCACCGGCCTGGCGCCGGATACCTTGATCGGCGTGTTCCTGTCGGTGTCCTTGGCATTGGGCGCCAGCCTGCTGCTGATCCTGGCGGGCAAGATCAACGTGCATATCCTCGAAAACGTGCTGTTCGGCTCGGTGCTGACGGTCAACGGCAACGATTTGCTGGTACTGGCGATTGTCGGCGCCCTGGTGATGGCCCTCGCGCTGCCGCTGTACAACCGCATCATGCTCGCCAGCTTCAACCCGCAATTGGCGGCGGTGCGTGGTGTGGCGGTGAAGACCCTGGACTACCTGTTCGTGATCCTGGTGACGCTGATCACCGTGGCGGCAGTCAAGGTCATCGGCGCCATCCTGGTGGGCGCGCTGCTGGTGATCCCGGCTGCAGCGGCACGCCTGCTGAGCCAGTCGCTCAAAGGCTTCTTCTGGATCTCGGTGGTGATCGCCACCGTCAGCACCCTGTGCGGGATCCTGTTGCCGATCATCTTCGACCTGCCCATCCCCTCCGGTGCCGCGATCATCCTGATGGCCGGTATCGCTTTCGCCCTTGCCGCCGTCGCGCGGGGCACCGTGCCCAGCCTTAAAGGGAACCTTGGATAA
- a CDS encoding sigma-54 interaction domain-containing protein, whose amino-acid sequence MQLLTLPPSPALATSIRATAQVFEDPKSRALLDHIQQVAPSEASVLIIGETGTGKELVARHIHNLSARRNRPFVAVNCGAFSESLVEAELFGHEKGAFTGALSAKAGWFEEADGGTLFLDEIGDLPMPIQVKLLRVLQEREVVRLGSRKSIPIDVRVLAATNVQLEKAINAGHFREDLYYRLDVVSLELSPLRERPGDILPLTRHFIEAYSQRLGYGPITISREAEHKLKSYSWPGNIRELENVIHHTLLICRNGVIERDDLRLSNMRIERQDDSQHGTDNSAEALLERAFQKLFEEQAGALHEKVEDALLRAAYRFSHYNQVHTANLLGLSRNVTRTRLIKIGELAVNKRRPGENVQGERMLHLSI is encoded by the coding sequence ATGCAGCTTCTAACCTTACCGCCCTCGCCCGCCCTTGCGACGTCGATCCGCGCCACGGCCCAGGTCTTCGAAGACCCGAAATCCAGGGCGCTGCTCGACCATATCCAGCAAGTGGCGCCCAGCGAAGCCAGCGTGCTGATCATCGGCGAGACCGGTACCGGTAAAGAGCTGGTGGCGCGCCACATCCACAACCTCAGCGCGCGGCGCAACCGGCCGTTCGTGGCGGTTAACTGCGGCGCGTTCTCCGAGTCCCTGGTGGAAGCCGAGCTGTTCGGCCATGAAAAAGGCGCGTTTACCGGCGCCCTCAGCGCCAAGGCCGGCTGGTTCGAAGAGGCAGATGGTGGCACCTTGTTCCTCGATGAAATCGGCGATTTGCCGATGCCCATCCAGGTCAAGCTGCTGCGCGTCCTACAGGAACGCGAAGTGGTGCGCCTGGGGTCGCGTAAGAGCATTCCGATCGATGTGCGCGTACTGGCCGCCACCAACGTGCAACTGGAAAAGGCCATCAACGCCGGGCATTTCCGCGAAGACCTCTACTATCGCCTAGACGTCGTCAGCCTCGAGCTCAGCCCCCTGCGCGAGCGCCCCGGCGATATCCTGCCGCTGACCCGGCATTTTATCGAAGCCTACAGCCAGCGCCTGGGCTACGGCCCGATCACCATCAGCCGCGAGGCCGAACACAAGCTAAAGAGCTACAGCTGGCCGGGCAACATCCGCGAGCTGGAAAACGTGATTCACCACACCCTGCTGATCTGCCGTAACGGCGTGATCGAACGCGACGACCTGCGCCTGTCGAACATGCGCATCGAGCGCCAGGACGACAGTCAGCACGGCACCGACAACAGCGCCGAGGCCTTGCTGGAGCGCGCGTTTCAAAAGCTCTTCGAAGAACAGGCCGGCGCCCTGCACGAAAAGGTCGAAGACGCGCTATTGCGCGCCGCCTACCGCTTCAGCCATTACAACCAGGTGCACACCGCCAACTTGCTGGGCCTGAGCCGCAACGTCACGCGCACGCGCCTGATCAAGATCGGCGAGTTGGCGGTGAACAAGCGCCGGCCGGGGGAAAACGTGCAGGGCGAGCGCATGCTGCACCTATCCATTTAG
- a CDS encoding metal ABC transporter ATP-binding protein, with protein sequence MTAAQQLKVASVGPTLDFDQVSLTLGRTVILDDVSFQVRPGSIHALVGPNGGGKSSLIKTLLGQTPHQGQLSLQWPGTPGTIGYVPQALEFDRGLPMTVDDFMAAMCQRRPAFLGLSKHYAAAIGEALERVGMQDKRKRRMGALSGGERQRVLLAQGLIPAPQLLVLDEPMSALDEAGIQVFERLLNDWRLAGITVLWIEHDLEAVGRLADRVTGLNRRLLFDATPKEALTPERLLTLFSTHPRSPAP encoded by the coding sequence ATGACCGCAGCGCAGCAACTTAAGGTCGCCAGCGTCGGCCCGACCCTCGACTTCGACCAGGTGTCCCTGACCCTGGGCCGCACCGTGATCCTCGACGACGTGAGCTTCCAGGTGCGGCCGGGCAGCATCCATGCGCTGGTGGGGCCGAATGGCGGCGGCAAAAGCTCGCTGATCAAGACCCTGCTGGGGCAAACACCGCATCAGGGGCAACTGAGCCTGCAGTGGCCGGGCACGCCCGGCACCATCGGCTATGTGCCCCAGGCGCTGGAGTTCGACCGGGGCCTGCCAATGACGGTCGACGATTTCATGGCCGCCATGTGCCAGCGGCGCCCGGCGTTCCTGGGTTTGTCCAAACATTACGCCGCCGCGATTGGCGAGGCGCTGGAACGGGTCGGCATGCAGGACAAGCGCAAGCGGCGCATGGGCGCGCTGTCCGGCGGTGAGCGCCAGCGTGTGTTGTTGGCCCAAGGGTTGATTCCGGCGCCGCAACTGCTGGTACTGGATGAACCGATGTCGGCCCTCGATGAGGCCGGTATCCAGGTGTTCGAACGCCTGCTCAATGACTGGCGCCTGGCCGGGATCACCGTGCTGTGGATCGAGCACGACCTGGAAGCCGTGGGCCGCCTGGCCGACCGCGTCACCGGCCTGAACCGCCGCCTGCTGTTCGACGCCACGCCGAAAGAGGCGCTGACCCCGGAGCGCCTGCTGACCCTGTTCTCTACCCATCCTCGGAGCCCGGCGCCATGA
- a CDS encoding DUF6162 family protein: MSTTQVVRPAGAGHETLYVLLLCLIILAVAGTVVALHGETQAVAALPRHQLDARRDLSAAEQGIYADLRVTLDEIHLLQQEQSALPTPEQLAEEGFAPFAQDASSVSRGDHRWQLLGNSAYLGLSQTPTTSGSLLMRVQGSEPDIWLNRSTHLAAPSDLTDQALIAAGWQQVVAQFDAGVTRQHRH; encoded by the coding sequence ATGAGTACGACACAGGTTGTTCGCCCCGCCGGTGCCGGCCACGAAACCCTCTACGTGCTGCTGCTGTGCCTGATCATCCTCGCGGTGGCCGGTACGGTGGTGGCGCTGCATGGTGAAACCCAGGCAGTCGCGGCGCTGCCCCGCCATCAACTGGATGCCCGCCGCGACCTGAGCGCCGCCGAACAAGGCATCTACGCCGACCTGCGGGTCACGCTGGATGAAATCCACTTGCTGCAGCAGGAGCAAAGCGCCCTGCCCACCCCCGAGCAACTGGCCGAAGAAGGCTTCGCGCCCTTTGCCCAGGACGCCAGTTCGGTCAGCCGCGGCGACCATCGCTGGCAGTTGTTGGGGAACTCGGCCTACTTGGGACTGAGCCAGACGCCGACCACCAGCGGTTCACTGCTGATGCGCGTACAGGGCAGCGAGCCGGATATCTGGCTCAACCGCAGCACACACCTGGCCGCCCCCTCCGACCTCACTGACCAGGCGCTGATCGCAGCCGGCTGGCAGCAGGTGGTCGCGCAATTCGACGCCGGCGTCACCCGCCAGCACCGTCACTGA
- a CDS encoding metal ABC transporter substrate-binding protein produces the protein MSISSPLLRVFLVGLFSLILAPLANAEAAKRLRIGITLHPYYSYVANIVGDKAEVVPLIPAGFNPHAYEPRAEDIKRIGTLDVIVLNGVGHDDFADRMIATSERPDIPVIEANANVPLLAATGNAARGAGKVVNPHTFLSISASIAQVNNIARELGKLDPDNAKTYTQNARAYGKRLRQMRADALAKLTGAPNPDLRVATVHAAYDYLLREFGLEVTAVVEPAHGIEPSPSQLKKTIDELRALDVKVIFSEMDFPSTYVDTIQRESGVKLYPLSHISYGEYSAEKYEVEMTGNLNTVVRAIQESGA, from the coding sequence ATGTCTATTTCATCGCCCCTGTTGCGCGTGTTTCTGGTTGGCCTGTTCAGCCTGATACTCGCTCCCCTCGCGAATGCCGAGGCCGCCAAACGCCTGCGTATCGGCATCACCCTGCACCCTTATTACAGCTACGTGGCCAATATCGTCGGCGACAAGGCCGAAGTGGTGCCACTGATCCCGGCCGGCTTCAACCCCCACGCCTACGAGCCACGTGCCGAAGACATCAAGCGCATCGGCACCCTGGATGTGATCGTGCTCAACGGCGTCGGCCATGACGATTTCGCCGACCGCATGATCGCCACCAGCGAGCGCCCGGACATTCCGGTGATCGAAGCCAACGCCAACGTGCCGCTGCTGGCGGCCACCGGCAACGCCGCGCGCGGTGCCGGCAAGGTGGTCAACCCGCACACCTTCCTGTCGATCAGTGCGTCGATTGCCCAGGTCAACAACATCGCCCGCGAGCTGGGCAAGCTCGACCCGGACAACGCCAAGACCTACACCCAGAACGCCCGCGCCTACGGCAAACGCCTGCGGCAGATGCGCGCCGATGCCCTGGCCAAGTTGACCGGCGCACCCAACCCGGACCTGCGCGTCGCCACCGTGCACGCGGCCTACGATTACCTGCTGCGCGAGTTCGGCCTGGAAGTCACGGCCGTGGTCGAGCCGGCCCACGGGATCGAGCCGAGCCCCAGCCAGTTGAAGAAGACCATCGACGAACTGCGCGCCCTGGACGTGAAGGTGATCTTCTCGGAGATGGATTTCCCGTCCACTTACGTCGACACCATCCAGCGTGAATCCGGGGTCAAGCTGTACCCGCTGTCGCATATTTCCTACGGCGAATACAGCGCTGAAAAATACGAAGTGGAAATGACCGGCAACCTCAACACCGTGGTGCGGGCGATTCAGGAGTCGGGGGCATGA
- a CDS encoding antibiotic biosynthesis monooxygenase: MQVSEKNRSFTQLIEFHIEPQQQVALVAALSTQSERLAEGHGGFINASVQVSEDGRRVLNYLQWRSREDGEAAFQCFEHGEEDFWTLIRAHQATAVTFGSFQVLRSFERSHDNALHCRLNG, from the coding sequence ATGCAGGTATCAGAGAAAAATCGCAGTTTCACTCAACTGATCGAGTTTCATATCGAACCCCAGCAACAAGTGGCGCTGGTGGCGGCCTTGTCCACCCAAAGTGAACGCCTGGCCGAGGGCCATGGCGGCTTTATCAACGCGAGTGTGCAGGTCAGCGAAGACGGGCGGCGTGTGCTCAATTACCTGCAATGGCGCTCCCGCGAGGACGGCGAAGCGGCGTTCCAATGCTTTGAGCACGGCGAGGAAGATTTCTGGACGCTGATTCGCGCCCACCAGGCCACGGCCGTGACCTTCGGTTCGTTCCAGGTACTGCGCAGTTTCGAGCGCAGCCATGACAACGCGTTGCACTGTCGCCTAAATGGATAG
- a CDS encoding UTRA domain-containing protein, which yields MRDEAIKAVTSIGLALQEQIDHGLLPPASKLPAERKLSELFGTTRITVREALLQLEAQGQIYREERRGWFVSPPRLAYNLMQRSHFHAMVNDQGRVASTEVISARLQPASAAVCAWLQLPALSRVIQICRGRRIDGRLVLYVEHYLNPQYFPGILECDLNQSMTELYARKYDLHYGRVRFEIVPTSLPVEAAAALRVSVGSPGLRIARVNYDQHQRLIDCDLEFWRHDAIHVGVDVV from the coding sequence ATGCGTGATGAGGCAATCAAGGCGGTGACATCCATCGGGCTGGCGCTGCAAGAGCAGATCGACCACGGCCTGTTGCCGCCTGCAAGCAAGCTGCCCGCCGAGCGCAAGCTCAGCGAGTTGTTTGGTACCACTCGAATTACCGTGCGGGAAGCCTTGTTACAACTGGAGGCCCAAGGGCAGATTTATCGCGAGGAGCGCCGGGGCTGGTTCGTTTCGCCGCCACGCCTGGCCTACAACCTGATGCAGCGCAGCCACTTTCACGCCATGGTCAACGACCAGGGGCGGGTGGCATCCACCGAAGTGATCAGTGCGCGGCTGCAGCCGGCCTCGGCCGCGGTGTGTGCGTGGTTGCAGCTGCCGGCGTTGTCCAGGGTGATCCAGATTTGCCGGGGACGGCGGATTGACGGGCGGCTGGTGTTGTATGTGGAGCACTACCTGAACCCGCAGTATTTCCCGGGGATTCTTGAGTGCGACCTGAATCAGTCGATGACCGAGTTGTATGCGCGCAAGTACGACTTGCATTACGGGCGGGTGCGCTTCGAGATCGTGCCGACCTCTTTGCCGGTGGAAGCGGCGGCGGCATTGCGCGTGTCGGTGGGCAGCCCGGGCTTGCGGATCGCCCGGGTCAATTATGACCAGCACCAGCGCTTGATCGACTGCGACCTGGAATTCTGGCGGCATGATGCGATTCATGTCGGCGTCGATGTGGTGTGA
- a CDS encoding VOC family protein encodes MSVKPIPEGYHSVTPYMGIDKASEAIEFYKKAFGATQIMRLDMPDGRVGHAELRIGDSAIMLGTPCDQMSLSNPTESTSVALHLYVNDVDAQFKQAVAAGASVVSEPEDRFYGDRSGSVKDPYGHLWYLATRKEDLSEEQIRQRAMEMFKQG; translated from the coding sequence ATGAGCGTTAAACCCATTCCCGAGGGTTATCACAGTGTCACGCCCTATATGGGCATCGACAAAGCCTCAGAGGCTATCGAGTTTTACAAAAAAGCCTTCGGCGCCACCCAGATCATGCGCCTGGACATGCCCGATGGCAGGGTCGGCCATGCCGAGCTGCGCATTGGTGATTCGGCGATCATGCTGGGCACGCCCTGTGATCAGATGTCCCTGAGCAATCCGACTGAAAGCACCAGTGTCGCCTTGCATCTGTACGTGAACGACGTAGACGCACAGTTCAAACAAGCCGTCGCAGCGGGCGCCAGCGTGGTGTCCGAACCAGAGGACCGGTTCTATGGCGACCGTTCGGGCAGCGTGAAGGATCCATACGGTCACCTTTGGTACCTCGCCACCCGCAAGGAAGACCTCAGCGAAGAACAGATCCGTCAGCGCGCCATGGAAATGTTCAAGCAAGGCTGA
- a CDS encoding acyl-CoA dehydrogenase family protein has protein sequence MTAKPHSVLPSPLQTARLLAAEFALTAVERDERGGTPKTERDALRQSGLLALSIPTQYGGLGARWSDTLAIVREFAKVDSSIAHVFGFHHLMLATVRLFSRPGQWQPWFEQTARKNWFWGNALNPLDTRTVVKDFGGWREFSGKKSFCSGASDSEMLIASAVDESAGGKLLIAAIPSGRSGITLHNDWNNIGQRQTDSGSASFERVRVEESELLLDPGPLSTPFACLRPLIAQLTFTHMFLGIAEGAFEEARNYTLTETRSWHKSSTEDVRQDPYVLHHYGEFWVALEGVRLLVERAAELLDQAWAKGPNLSENERGQLAIAIATAKVAATRQGLDLCSRLFEVTGARSTHASLRLDRHWRNLRTQTLHDPVDYKLHELGDWALNQSLPIPTFYS, from the coding sequence GTGACAGCCAAACCCCACAGCGTCCTGCCATCACCGTTGCAGACCGCCAGACTGCTGGCCGCCGAATTCGCCCTCACCGCCGTCGAACGCGACGAGCGCGGTGGCACCCCCAAGACCGAACGTGACGCCCTGCGCCAAAGCGGCCTGCTGGCCCTGAGCATTCCCACCCAATACGGCGGCCTCGGCGCCCGCTGGAGTGACACCCTGGCCATCGTGCGCGAGTTCGCCAAGGTCGACAGCTCCATTGCCCACGTCTTCGGCTTCCACCACCTGATGCTCGCCACCGTGCGCCTGTTCTCGCGGCCGGGCCAATGGCAACCCTGGTTCGAACAGACCGCGCGCAAAAACTGGTTCTGGGGCAATGCCCTCAACCCATTGGACACACGCACCGTGGTCAAGGACTTCGGCGGCTGGCGCGAGTTCTCCGGCAAAAAGAGCTTCTGCTCCGGCGCCAGCGACTCGGAAATGCTGATTGCCTCGGCGGTGGATGAAAGCGCCGGCGGCAAGCTGCTGATCGCCGCCATCCCCAGCGGGCGCAGCGGCATCACCCTGCACAACGACTGGAACAATATCGGCCAGCGCCAGACCGACAGCGGCAGCGCCAGCTTCGAACGGGTGCGCGTCGAGGAGTCGGAATTGCTGCTCGACCCGGGCCCGCTGAGCACGCCTTTTGCCTGCCTGCGCCCGCTGATCGCCCAGTTGACCTTCACCCATATGTTCCTCGGCATCGCCGAAGGTGCCTTCGAAGAAGCGCGCAACTACACGCTCACCGAGACCCGTTCCTGGCACAAGTCCTCAACCGAAGACGTGCGCCAGGACCCTTACGTACTGCATCACTACGGCGAATTCTGGGTGGCCCTGGAGGGTGTGCGCCTGTTGGTGGAACGCGCTGCCGAGCTGCTCGACCAGGCATGGGCAAAAGGCCCCAACCTCAGCGAAAACGAACGCGGTCAACTGGCGATTGCCATTGCGACCGCCAAGGTCGCCGCCACCCGCCAAGGCCTGGACCTGTGCAGCCGCCTGTTTGAAGTCACCGGCGCGCGCTCCACCCACGCATCCCTGCGCCTGGATCGTCATTGGCGCAACCTGCGCACACAAACCCTGCACGACCCGGTGGATTACAAGCTCCACGAACTGGGGGACTGGGCGTTGAACCAATCCCTGCCGATTCCGACGTTCTACTCATAA
- a CDS encoding PepSY-associated TM helix domain-containing protein, translated as MSKKSRSKLWFLVHSWLALPIWFFVLIVCVTGTLAVVSQEIVWLANPDIRASKPSDDAEPLSYDQVISAIKRAEPQVIVQSLSRPDESHFALSVDLSYPDGRSVEVYVNPYTGAIQGISPSFNFRQFTRALHGWWLVPFTNGFSWGWYLVSLLGLPLLASLVTGLVVYKRFWKGFFKPTLRIRHGARIFWGDFHRLSGIWSIWFIAVISITGTWFLIQAILGDNQISISSEPIVPVIAREKVPTSAPGVPAPMIPVDEAIAIATQRIPGLEASFVSLPLNAYSHLQIGGRGWYPLMFQTAQINPYDGEIASSHLLSDRTKLEFVTESMRPLHTGDFGGIWIKLIWAFFGLVLSMMVLSGLLIWTKRTALATLNALKREAKTQRAPAPIPAMQAETSEAKP; from the coding sequence ATGTCGAAGAAGTCACGCTCAAAACTCTGGTTTCTCGTCCATAGCTGGCTGGCCTTGCCCATCTGGTTCTTTGTACTGATTGTCTGCGTCACCGGCACCCTGGCGGTGGTCAGCCAGGAAATCGTGTGGCTGGCCAATCCGGACATCCGTGCGAGCAAGCCGTCGGATGATGCCGAGCCGCTGAGCTACGACCAGGTGATCAGCGCCATCAAGCGGGCCGAACCCCAGGTCATCGTGCAGTCTCTCAGTCGTCCGGATGAATCGCACTTTGCCCTGAGTGTCGACCTCAGCTACCCGGACGGGCGCTCGGTAGAGGTCTACGTCAATCCGTACACCGGGGCGATCCAAGGCATCAGCCCGTCGTTCAACTTCCGTCAGTTCACCCGCGCCCTGCACGGCTGGTGGCTGGTGCCGTTTACCAATGGCTTCAGCTGGGGCTGGTACCTGGTGTCGCTGCTCGGCTTGCCGCTGCTGGCCTCACTGGTCACCGGCCTGGTGGTGTACAAGCGCTTCTGGAAAGGTTTTTTCAAGCCGACCCTGCGTATCCGCCACGGCGCGCGGATTTTCTGGGGCGACTTCCACCGCCTGAGCGGTATCTGGTCGATCTGGTTTATTGCGGTGATTTCCATCACTGGCACTTGGTTCCTGATCCAGGCAATCCTGGGTGACAACCAGATCTCCATCTCCAGCGAGCCCATCGTCCCGGTGATCGCCCGCGAAAAAGTCCCAACCTCAGCCCCCGGCGTGCCTGCGCCGATGATTCCCGTGGATGAGGCGATCGCGATCGCCACCCAACGTATCCCGGGGCTGGAGGCGAGCTTCGTGAGCCTGCCGCTCAATGCCTACAGCCACCTGCAAATCGGCGGGCGGGGCTGGTACCCGCTGATGTTCCAGACCGCTCAGATCAACCCATATGACGGTGAAATCGCCTCGTCGCACCTGCTGTCCGACCGCACCAAGCTGGAGTTCGTCACCGAATCCATGCGCCCCCTGCACACCGGCGACTTCGGTGGCATCTGGATCAAGCTGATCTGGGCGTTCTTCGGCCTGGTGCTGAGCATGATGGTCTTGAGCGGCCTGTTGATCTGGACCAAGCGCACGGCCCTGGCCACCCTCAACGCTCTCAAGCGCGAAGCCAAGACACAACGTGCGCCGGCACCCATTCCGGCCATGCAGGCTGAAACCTCGGAGGCCAAGCCATGA